A stretch of the Rosa rugosa chromosome 5, drRosRugo1.1, whole genome shotgun sequence genome encodes the following:
- the LOC133710776 gene encoding protein DMP2-like, translating to MGASSSASSKSKKSTKSKGVKDIALTGVGNLIKLLPTGTVFLFQFLNPVLTNNGQCNLPVNKILSAILIVVSAFSCCFASFTDSYTGSDGQIHYGIATTKGLWPSTSSGSVDLSAYKLRVGDFVHAFFSLIVFAGLSLLDSNTVRCFYPAFESTEKVLLQALPPVIGTIAGAVFVLFPNTRHGIGYPSSSSDSSKDSEDS from the coding sequence ATGGGGGCTTCATCCAGCGCTTCATCCAAATCCAAGAAATCCACCAAAAGCAAGGGTGTCAAAGACATTGCATTAACAGGTGTAGGCAACCTCATCAAGCTCCTCCCTACCGGCACGGTATTCTTGTTCCAGTTCCTCAACCCCGTTTTAACCAACAATGGCCAATGCAACCTCCCCGTCAACAAGATTCTAAGCGCCATTCTCATTGTCGTTTCCGCCTTCTCTTGCTGCTTTGCTTCCTTCACCGACAGTTACACCGGCAGTGATGGACAAATTCACTATGGAATTGCAACAACAAAGGGTCTTTGGCCCTCAACCAGTTCTGGCTCTGTGGACTTGTCTGCTTACAAGCTTCGGGTTGGGGACTTTGTGCATGCCTTCTTTTCCTTGATCGTGTTTGCAGGGCTATCACTTTTGGATTCCAACACTGTGAGGTGCTTCTATCCTGCATTTGAGTCCACTGAGAAGGTTCTGCTCCAGGCGTTGCCTCCTGTAATTGGCACTATTGCTGGTGCTGTCTTTGTTCTGTTCCCTAATACACGCCACGGAATTGGGTACCCTTCTTCAAGTTCAGATTCTTCAAAAGACTCTGAGGACTCCTAG